CCCACCATTCGGGATGCATCTCAAAAGTAGGGTTGGTGACACCGGCAATAAAGCCAGGGACGTTTAAGAGATCGTCAATCTTGGTCAGGTCGGTGTAGGGGAAAGCGTGTCGAGTGAAGCCTCGCAACAGCCCACCAGACGCAagagcacatgcagccaggACAGCCTCGGCAACCTCACCTGAAGGCATGTTGTGACCCAAGAAGATGATTCGCTTTTGTGTCAGTAACGCATTGACCAGGACAATAATGGGATGCGTGCCAGCTCCATTGGTTGTCAGGTGGGGATGAAGGGTAAATGCCTGCGGCGACTTCGCGTGTGGTTCGGAAAAGTTTTGAATGAGCTTGATCAGGGAGAAGTCGCCAACTGTCTCTGGCATGACGGCCGTAGGAACCTTGATTGGAATCGGAATTCCTTTGTACATGACTTTGCTCTCAAATTCGTGCGTATCCCTTGGGACTGAGTACAAGGCTTGGCTTCCACCCTCGACGTGAGCTTTCGTGCCGGCGCGAGATATCCCGCCCGATTTGACAGGACTTCTTGAATCCTCTACTTGTCCGTCTATCAATCCATCGGCTTTGTCCTCGGCCATTCGTATTTGAATCATTTGCTCAAACTTCTCGACAAATAGATCACGATTCTCACTAGCCAACAAGAGGTGCCTTTCGAGGATGCTGAGCCGGGGCATAAGAGACAAATCCATGGCATTGACGGCATCATAGAGCATGGAGAGGGTTTCGGGAACGGGAGACTTGAAATACTCTTCCAAGGCAAGTAAGAGCAGAGGCTGTGGGCCGCAACGGTTTATTGTTAGCTTCATGTGTAGCTGGAAAATAGTTGTCGCTCGACTCACCTTGTAAATGTGTAAAAAGGGATGCCTCGTACAAATGGCCATGGCtttgacgacggcaccaCGCTTTACAGACTTGTCATGTTTGGTGTTGACAAGGTTCAATACATGAATCAATGGCGGGCCTTCTCCGCCCTCGGGTTCGCTGTCGGTGGATTCGTCGTCtacatcttcatcatcatcgtcctcgtcgtcaaattcctcctcatcatcctcggaTATGACCCCAGCCGCTCTATTTCGCCTCCTCCTGCGCATTTGTCTCCTCCTCTCCTTCACTTGTCTCTCggcatcctcttcctcttggctGGTATCTTTGTGCAGGAAAAATATGGTCCAGTCTTGGTTTCGAGCGTGTGCCTGATCAGGGAGCATAAGCTCCGCCAGCATGTTTTCATCTCCGGTAATGGCGACTGGATATTGGTGTTCCATAACAGGACCTCTGTCAATGTCGAACGAG
The DNA window shown above is from Metarhizium brunneum chromosome 1, complete sequence and carries:
- the mesA gene encoding Protein mesA, whose amino-acid sequence is MMTTALPYMNRQNAMNNRSNGSLSNRRASLSSFPSSRSPSQMSQNSRQAKSPQFPVAETDRTSDPSSKSKTPSLAPSSQHSSLSAPYRLNADARSSRRLRSQYPRGSADNHVEYILVASFDIDRGPVMEHQYPVAITGDENMLAELMLPDQAHARNQDWTIFFLHKDTSQEEEDAERQVKERRRQMRRRRRNRAAGVISEDDEEEFDDEDDDDEDVDDESTDSEPEGGEGPPLIHVLNLVNTKHDKSVKRGAVVKAMAICTRHPFLHIYKPLLLLALEEYFKSPVPETLSMLYDAVNAMDLSLMPRLSILERHLLLASENRDLFVEKFEQMIQIRMAEDKADGLIDGQVEDSRSPVKSGGISRAGTKAHVEGGSQALYSVPRDTHEFESKVMYKGIPIPIKVPTAVMPETVGDFSLIKLIQNFSEPHAKSPQAFTLHPHLTTNGAGTHPIIVLVNALLTQKRIIFLGHNMPSGEVAEAVLAACALASGGLLRGFTRHAFPYTDLTKIDDLLNVPGFIAGVTNPTFEMHPEWWDILCDLPSGRIKISSKIEPAAVTEGLLYFQQQNPPLATVASGNANNNQDLTGDGAFMIDILKSIAVRHGERVIRAKWRDWVTKFTRIAAQFEESVYGASALYIGSEDQDISLPGASGHGYVWPDDAAKNKELAGNVTRIEGWRNTRSYYSYIQDLAQVYTVRPLKGLDLAHMHDRLRMQRLSPSQSKDIYLTLSKCIHSYDEICLLLNVAPESHAGLFYLALGLFHQDREVRLKTSELLSRIAEHEAGQHWWKGLSRFEKLAYERIRREINLEMRAKLEKEGLSPSYERRIS